One segment of Anopheles coustani unplaced genomic scaffold, idAnoCousDA_361_x.2 U_25, whole genome shotgun sequence DNA contains the following:
- the LOC131271139 gene encoding uncharacterized protein LOC131271139: LVQGDQRNSTAAKGPRQRSTDKTSIGGRPAEKTSIGGRPADKTHRRTAGGEDIHRRTAGGEDIHRRTAGGQDIHRRTAGGEDIHRRTAGEQDPSADGRRTRPIGGRPADKTSIGGRPAEKTSIGGRPADKTSIGGRPAEKTSIGGRPADKTHRRTAGGESQANDHPVYGRRRGPGERSTGGRSAEKTGRTIHRQTAGGEDQAGHRGTVGGEKRSTQRRQYAERDQPTSPRKPA, translated from the coding sequence TTGGTCCAGGGAGACCAAAGAAATTCTACGGCGGCCAAAGGCCCAAGGCAGCGAAGTACGGACAAGACATCCATCGGCGGACGGCCGGCGGAGAAGACATCCATCGGCGGACGGCCGGCGGACAAGACCCATCGGCGGACGGCCGGCGGAGAAGACATCCATCGGCGGACGGCCGGCGGAGAAGACATCCATCGGCGGACGGCCGGCGGACAAGACATCCATCGGCGGACGGCCGGCGGAGAAGACATCCATCGGCGGACGGCCGGCGAACAAGACCCATCGGCGGACGGCCGGCGGACAAGACCCATCGGCGGACGGCCGGCGGACAAGACATCCATCGGCGGACGGCCGGCGGAGAAGACATCCATCGGCGGACGGCCGGCGGACAAGACATCCATCGGCGGACGGCCGGCGGAGAAGACATCCATCGGCGGACGGCCGGCGGACAAGACCCATCGGCGGACGGCCGGCGGAGAGAGCCAGGCGAACGATCATCCGGTGTACGGCCGGCGGAGAGGACCGGGCGAGCGATCTACTGGCGGACGATCGGCGGAGAAAACCGGGCGAACGATCCATCGGCAGACGGCCGGCGGAGAAGACCAGGCGGGACATCGCGGAACAGTCGGCGGCGAAAAGCGATCTACCCAACGTAGGCAGTACGCGGAACGCGACCAACCAACGAGCCCGAGAAAGCCAGCGCA